From the genome of Mastacembelus armatus chromosome 12, fMasArm1.2, whole genome shotgun sequence:
cctgtgaacctggttaaggaataagtgggtatagaaatggatggatggatggatggacactgATAGGTCTGGGTTGCCTGTTTTCCCACTATATCCCTCTTGAGAGACCAGGCATCTGCTCCTGACTGAGCCATGACTGTTCAGTGAGCTCTTACAAGACCAGCACAGACGCAATGGACCTATATTAAACTGACAGGAACCAAAAATATAAGGTTTCTCCCATAAAAGACAGATCTTCTCAGGAGATGTTCCAAACAGACATGGGACCAAATGCAAAAAGAAGGGAGCCATGTAATTTGCAGGGAGACTTTTGGCAGTCTGAGGAATGGGGCTGCATCCTGACGGACATGTGAAGAAGGATTAAAATCCCATTAGAGTTGATCAAAATTCAAAGGGAAGCATGCATAGCCTGCCCTCAGCCTAAAAAATCTATTCCTGTCAGCGCTGAGTATAGAGATGGGCTAAATGGAGACAGTCTATTTTGGTAGGAGAGTGAGGGGatggaaagaaaacaagtaGAGGGAGCAGGGTTGGAAAGGAGggagtaaaagaaaaaggacTGACACAAACATAGACATGGGTGAGGTGGCAACAATAGTCTTTAACTTGTTTCCTTTTGTGCAGACAGTTGCCTCCTGTAAACAGTGTGGTTCTTTCCCAAGGAACTTCTAGTATCTAGACATGTCCTTTTCTGAAGCAGTAAGCTGTGCATGACTACACCAAATCTGCCCATGAGGATGCAACAACACCAGCTTTTGTCATTCAGCCTTGTTAATAAGTTGAGGTTGTTTAAAAGCAAAGCAGACTTACCACCATGGagcatacacacattcatacaaacaCACGTATGAAAGCGCTCGCACACCGCTGGGATAGTTTCTGTGCCACTGGTCAAACTGAATGAAACAAGTTCTTATAAACTAAAACAGCAGGGCCAGTCAGCCATAATGGGAGAAGGTTGAACAAAAAGCTACTCTGAAAAGATCCACAGGATACAAAATTGTGTCTTTATATTTTCCCACTGTGGGAATGGCAGGTGTGTGGGTTTGTAAAACAACCGAAGACTCAACCAGCACAGTGCCTCTGCTCTGACAAAGCCAGATTCCATGCCCAGAAATGATCAGGATTTGTTCTCTGCTCTCGCTCTCGACTCATGTTTGCTCCCGTTTTCTCACATCAGCTGAGACTAAAGCGATTAGCTGAGGGAGATGAAACGACTATGGCTCTGCCAGCCACCACGCAACCTCTCCTGATTCCAGGACTTCCTCCCAAGTCTTTCTCCAAATGCCATTCCTCACTCTCTTTAATCACACTCAGCTCCGGTGTCTCTCTGCACAGTCCCTTGCCTAAAGAGTTGTGCTTTTAAATTAAAGACAAGGCCTTTGGTTTTGTGAAAAGCAATGAGGGGTAGTCAGGAAGGCCAGTCAATATTCATCTAATTACATTTGACTTGGCAGCCACGCCTGCGCCCGTATTTGCATTCACCTAGTGTAGGCACAATGTGGCAGGGTTCACCCAAAAAAGAAGTGGTTGGCACAGAAATACGGTTTAAAACCAGAAGTGGTACAAACATCAGGTGCATCAGTAAGATGTACAATATAAGGAGACCATATCACAACACAAGGTAAAACAAGCTCATTTGCTTAAATATCCACCACACTTTACTGTTAATACTTAAGCTTCTCCAGCTGCAGTAGAAGAAACCACCCTGAGAAGAGCGAAATGAGTGAAAACGGGCCAGTGACATGTCACAGAGCAGTGATATATCATGTGTTGCACTGTACAACCCTTTAGCTCTGCACAATGTCTGTGGTCGAAGTTTAATAGTTAATTGCTGTAGTCTATATTAGTGTCAGTTTCACGCTTATATGGTAATTGGTCCGTTAATCACAATCAGAAGAACCTACtttcttaaatatatatatatcatatatatgtGGCAGATGTCTTCATTTCCCACTAGACAACCTACTTTGATAGATTGGATGAGAGATCCTGCTTCTTTCATTAATCATTCAAAAACAACGTTATTCTGTTGAAAAGGCTGAGCAATACAACCTTAATACACTAACTCATTCATAATTGATTCAAGGCTATTTCTAGACTTCCAGGGAATCAAATATACAGGCAGACAACAACCAACATGTATGCATCCACATGTCAGCAAACAGTTTTTTCCTGCCTATACATGCTCCTGTTTGATATTCTGCCTCAGTCTGCAGTAGACCATCACAATGATCATATTTACAACATTATTGATCTGTCGGTCTGGGAATCACGTGAACTAACAGGAGCAATCTGCACACTCAGCTCATTCACACAAGCTCACAGATCATAAACAGCTTATagctttgtttttgctcttcAGACACTTCTATAGATAATTTTTCTTTCAGCCAGGATCCTCtgattttaaacacagacactgtcaCCCACAGACCCACAGTACAGAACTACTAACGCTTCAGAAAACAATTCCTGATTCCCCAAAATCTTAAAAAGTTGGAATATTGTGCCTCAAAATTCATGAATTTTTCAGAATATAAAATGCACATTATGGCTTTTTAGTACCTCTAAAATGaaatcacacatttcatttcCTCCATATTCAATGAGCCACAGTTAAGAGCCTTGTCATGTCTGAACTAAACTAGTTCAGTGAGTCACACTTAGATTACAGAACCACCCAGGCCGTCTGGTACAGCTCCATGTTAGTTTCTGGAGGAAAAAGCAGGCCTGCTGGGACAATGAGAGAATAAAATGATTACATGATCCCCATTGCAACAGTTCTGATACTGAGCattatgggggggggggagcagCAAGCGTGACTATAAGATGAATGAGAAAAGAGTGAATGTAGGGCTAAAAATGGAAAACCAATGATTGTGAAGTTCTAATAGACTATGCGGTCAACAGAGCACAATAATAATCTACAGCCAGCGAAGGGCCAATGTGCTGTTCAACAAGCCGTCCTCTGCTTTCCCCTTCTAAAAATTCATCCCTGCTTCTCTTTCCCCACATCAGAAGTCATGACCCGCTGTCCAGCCCCTTACATGCGTCACTACATTCATGATACAAATTTCAtctgacagcagcacagtcttTGTATTGTTTGTGAGATTAGTGTGGTATTGTAAAGATAGTTTCTGTCTTCCATCGGAGAACAATGACCACAGGATGGAAGATGAACGTGCACGTGTGTGCGCTTCTGGTTAAACACACTTCATGATACGTTTTTGTCTTACCCTGATTCTCCTCATGGCTGCCACGATCTCCATCCGACTGTTGGGCCTCGGCACGTCAAGACTCCCCACATACTGCAGCAAACCAtcacacacaagaaaacaccAGTCAGGGATCTTGACCTGCACAGTACAGCTGCACATTTACCCTTTCATAAACGCACGTGACAAACTCAGTGATATCATGCATTAAATGCCACTTATTCTAAAACGAGGAGCGCTGGTTGCCAGATTTCAATAAAGGTTGGTTTAAAGGAGTTATGCTTCATTATTAAGCTCTCAGTGGCTTCTATTTGTTTGAACTTGAGTCCATGTAATTAAGTGGCTCTTggatgctgtttttgttgttactattattttgtttactgtaaattgCTTGAAGCTTTAAATGAGTATCACATTCGTTTGCTAATATTTACAGCATCTCAGTGATTAGTCTTCATATACTGAGAATGTTTAGAAAATGCCAGATAATATGTATAAGAATAAACAGACAGGATGAACATGCAGCGTAATGCAGGCACAATAAGATGGAAGATGCAAACACAAGCAGTGTGTGACAGAACTTTGGACCAGTAACTCATTGTTTTAATGCTTTCTACCACTGTGCTGTTTATGGTTCAACCCTGAATGAATACCTGGAACTATTAGTCCACtggcagcaaaataaaatacaaacattttgacACAGTCATTGTTCAGGGACAAATACTAAACATCTGCTGCTTTAAACTTCAAAATGTGAGGATGTGACgctttttgttttctaacagAAGATTTAATGAAGACAACAATCAGTAAAAACGACACCAAGTTGCAGCCTTGTTGTGAAGCGTCACTAAAACTATTGTTCAGCTGCTCTGAGAGAACAGTTCAGTGATGTGGGAAACCTGGAAATAGACGCAGTTCAGTTTAGTTTGGAGCATCACGAACATTTATCATCCAATTGTGAATGAAAATCTCTTCGCTACTACATTTGCACCATGAAACTACACGTGTGTGTTTCAGGACACTGCCATGTGTTCAAACTTCACGATGGACCCCAGCTCCAGTGCACCTGCTCCGAAACAAGGCACCATAACACGGATTGCGCAAAACAAGCAGGAactgtcttttttatttcaccttGGCTTGGAAATAAATCCCGTGTTGATAAGCCTCCTCATTGTGGAGCGGCACCCTCGAGTCCGCCACATCGTCCACCAGGTTGTACCTGTTCCTGGCAGGCATCACGGACCCCGACACGGAAAACAGTTTAACAACTAAACGCGCAAATGTCGACAGGGGTAGAAACGCTGCGATCCCATGTGCGTGTGCAGCAGGGCTCCGAGTGGGAGTTCCCAGTGGAAACGCAGTCCATTGTTGCTGCTTTGAGCTTCAAAGGTCCCCAGTCCTCAAAAGAGGCAGATTTGGGCGCCCCCTGTTCCTGTGTCGATCCACTAGGGAGGATTTCCTTCCAGTGATCGTTCTCCTAAAAACGCAGCAGAACAGTCTGTTTGCAGAGCCGCAGCGCGCAATCCCGCGTAAAGAAGCGGCGTTTCTGTCCGCAGGTGATATTGTCTGCTCACACAGTCTGCCTGATTATTTTATACGGTCCTGGTGGCGGTGGCAGCGCTGCGCCCGGCTCCCTCCCGCCCTCCACAAAGCACAATGCGAGTCCCTCACTGGAGCAAAGTTCCCAGGCGTGATGCAACCCGGAGCTGGGCGCAAAGCCAACACACAAGTTAGTCCTCCCCTCTGTAGGTGAACCTAAGACTTTACATATATGCCAATTAGGATCAAGTCACTAAAAATAGGAATAGAAACTACACAAAGTAGATAAACCAGTTAAATTAACTCCATGTTATCCAATATTACATTAAACCTACCTCCGTAATGAGTACCTTTGCTAGTTTAAGCATAATTAGTTttaagtactttttttttaaatccaaggCCTCTAGGCttcttgtttttactttttggcactactgtttttatttgattcaGGTATCTGAGTATTTTTGTACCACTCTTGGTCCTGTCCTATACCATTCCCTCAATAAAAAGCTAGTTTTGATCTTCTGTCTCTCCAGGCTACGTTATTTCTGATTGCCTCATGCAGTGGCTGTACTGTTCAGCTTCAGGCTATTTCTCAGCAcatgaaagacattttacacaatCAGGAAGCTGATCAAAACACTACTTCGCCCTCATTTGGTTGTTTTCATCATCCTTGTTTTCCCAATGAGTCTATAAGAAGAGTTCAATAAACAGCCATTACAACCTGCATGACAGATCATTTGGACAGCTGCAACATGCCATCTCTGTTTAGACAATAAATGGCTGTTTGCTGGTCATAAAGTGGAACCGATGAAATGATGAAGCGTTGATTCATGTGATGTCCAGCCTCAACCTCCAGGTTGTTGTCATGTCATTGCAGCTGATgggaaaaacattaaacaagaTGTGGCTGGTCAATAATACGCCTTTGTGGAGAACTTTAGTCCATAAAAGTGAAGTTGTAATGACAAATTAAATATTAGGTTGAAGTTTAAATGGGAGGAAGACAATAATGTAATAGTGCCCTCTGTTGGTTGCTCActctaaacatgttttaaaataaatagtgCATATTAAAAGACGTCTGTCTATACTCATCTACCCTGCACTTGAGAAGCAGCAGATTTGCTTACACCATATTAATCCTTGAAGATCAAATTAATTAAGTTGAGCAAAAGGCCAAAAATAAATCCCACTAATATGCACTCGAAGGGTGAGATGttaagatggaaaaataaaaagctttacaGGTGAGAGAAAAATGCCTCCAGCCAACAGAAAGGCAGGGTAATGCAGACATAATACAGGCTTAATTAAATGGTGAAAGGTGGTCATCACTGACTGAATAATTCATTCTCCCATGGGTTATATGCTGCACTATTTCGTGTGAAGTAGTTGTCAAGTCCCAGAATGTAATTATGATTCTTTCCCAAAGTGCTGAAGTTTTCCATTAAGGCCAACTGCACTGACGTTACAACTAGTGTGCATTAGTCATAAAGATTAGGCTAAAACATGGAAGTGGGTTTGAAAGCATGAAGAATTTGCATCTTTGCACCAGAAAATGGAAACCTTAAATGGGCTTTGATATCAGACTGTATGACTATTCTGAGAAGTTCATTGTAATGTTTAAGTATTGAACACAGGATCATTCGTATTTGCCTTCTTGTCTATAAAATttgattttcactgttttgtgaTCTACAGGTCACAGAAACAACCTCAGACATGAAAACCAGATGCAGTGAATGCAAACCTCAATTAAATCAGACTGTTTACAGCTGTAAAAGATCCTTTTCACAGCAGAACAAAGGAATGCATCTTTTGACCTAAATAAATCAAGAAACTATGTGACACAGTAtatcaaaaacatgaaaaatcgAAACCCTGGGCAGTCGGTTTCTGTGATGagactgacattttatttattcattttttttactcagCACTCATGACCTGAAATCCTCTTCCAGATGTTCTTTGATCatcagtgaaaaaacaaaatgaaagaaaattctTGACACCAAAAAGTTTCAACCTTTAAGAGGATTGTGAAAGGTGCTTAGAGATGCGTCACTTGGTGTTCCTGTATGCTGGCTGATATGTCAGAAATATGGacgtttttttaaattagtaaTCCTATGCACGATAAAAACATTGgaatttcatattattattgAACACAGTTCCTCTGCAGCCTTCACATTTTGTATTCTGGATTTTGAcaaaagtagtagtagtaaaacTGGTGAATTTAAACAGTAGTACGAGTGGTGTACTCcctaaaaatacaaataaatgatgAGAGTAATCATGGACAAGGTTTCAAGTACTATTAAGTCACATCCAGTGTTTCATATGTGCAGACCAAAAAATATTGAAAGCACACCACTAAAAAGCCCTTTCTCTGAAGTAGCTTAATGACAATTACAAACACAGAGCTTCACATTATGTTGAATGCTAATAGGTGGTATTCATAAGCTATGAAAGGGATGACTCTGATGTGCACGTTTTCAAAGAAACATAGGacaacaaacaaagacagatcAGCACACAAATCACAGGTGCTTTGGTTTTAAAAGCCACATTATATTAAGTCTCTGACCAACCAAAAAAAAGACTTTGGAAGAAAATTGTTCAGTGTGAAATTTACATGATGTGATGTAGAAACTTGAAATCAACTGGCTATGCTGTGTAGACAATACGTGCCATTTCAGTGAAGCAAAACACATAGTGTCATGTAACAGTAATATCTGCACATTCATATATGCAAAACATAATAAACCAAGACTCTGGTAGTAGCAAGTTTGTTTAATTTGCAACAAATTAGGAtgcacatcacaacacacattATTCACATATCCCTTACAGCAAAAGACACACTCAACAACTGTCAGAACCGTCactgcaataaaatgaaaaatgaatggcTGTGGAAACAAAGTTGAgtttttgagtgtttttttcttcacgCAGCCTCACACAAGCTTATAACTGTAGCATATCGCTGGTGTGTATGCAGTGTTTCACCACTTTTGAGCACtgtttgtgcacattttaaatgcttttcaaATGGCTCAAATGATAGAGTAATGTCAAAGAGTCATGCTTATGCTAGTTGCCAAACACTTATGACCTATGAACACACTATCAACTATGCTGTGCATTAATTATGATACCTGAGAGCTGGAGGTTAAGTGTGAATAATCCACCCAGTTACTGTACCGACCATCCAGCAAGGTAGAACAGCTGTAGGGGGTACGTGTAAACAATGAGTCCCAAAGCATCCTTATCACAGATGACAACAGAGGCAaggcaacaaaacaacacaaacacaaaccgcTGCTGACCACTGCTTACCTCATTTGagtgacaaagacaaaccaTGGCTCTGATGATAGTGTGGGATACAGACCAATTAGTCCCTGAATCAAAACACTTGCTCTCATTAAAATTTCATGGGTTTTTGGTAACATACTCACTAAGACTCATAATAAACACTGCAGATATTCAGTAATAGATTAAGCTatgaaaaacaaagttacaaCATTTTAAAAGGGAGAGTTAAAGTAAGCACATAATCCAGTTTTTCATTACATAATGTATGTAACCACAAACACAGGCTCCTTGTACACAAAGGCCCATATGTAAACAAGCTGACCCATGCATTGAAAGCTTTTAATGAAATCTCCCCTTTTATCCATGCTACCAACATTTCATTGAAGGAATGCTTCACTGAAACAAATTAATATATGAgagcataaaacaaaacacaccacaaaaataaacagtctCTCTTTGGGTATACCAGATACATTCCGTATTCAAAATGCCTTTGTATGTTTCTAGACGCATTCAGGCTGCAGTTCAGAGTTGTATATGCACACTGGGTGTGATTACACCAAAACCAATTTGCATTTGTACTTCAGACATGTCATTTACATGATGCACCTCTCAGACACATTGAGTGGGCTTTTCCAGAGTGAGTCCAATGATCTATTAGAGccatatatatttgttttaggATGAACACCCAAAAGCAGTCCATTAagtttgattattattattattattattattatttgtaaaatCAAGCAAATTTCTTTCAGCAGGGAAAAAAAGAATCTTTAGAGATACTCAAGGACTTGGCCAGTGTTTCGATAACAACAAGGCCTTTACAATAGTTCTGCGTGtgaaaaatattacacattcaTACTTTCACATACATTTACTGCTTGGGGCAGGCTATTCAAATTAATAACAGACAATCCATGCTCTGCAAAACCCACTACCCCAAACTTTGCCATAACAATGAGATCAAAGCTATGAAATGCTGCTATCAATAACTGGCATGTGCTGCCAAGCACAGAATGACCCACATGGCCCCTGTATTATTTGACCTATCTTTACCCACTGTGCTCTTTAAGTCAGACAACTCTGAAGTCAGAGTTAATAACCTGAAGTCAATTATGTACATTTGACAATCACAATAATTTCTATTCAGATTTCCCGAAAGGCTATTAGGCTACAGATGTACCTCACCCTTTTCctgcaaaaatatgtttttcaacCAAGAGCAGCAATGCACAACAAAGGGAAACAACTAAGAAATATAAACTATAAGAAGAATTAAAACAATCTCTATATATATGTAAAGTCTGTGAGAGTTCTTATTTAAACACTAGGTATCTAATAATGGACTGAATCCAACATCAATCTGTTTAGATACTATTAGTCCAGGACTTAATGCAGCAGttagagtaaataaataaaccaggACCATTGTTATGTAGTGACAGAAATATTACTGGACTGAGGGAAGGGGGATGAAAAGGAAGGATGGACAGAGGTCATTGGGAAAACTGAGAActgaaaagaagaggaagacgaGGATAGCGAAGCAGATGCCTCACTCTGGAGCCCCATTTGTCGTTCCTGTCATCCTCTCTTCATCCCCCTGTTTCTGATGCTGCAGTCTGGCGTAAGTCACCGCATCACCCctgagagacaaagaggaggaagaaaagatgCAAAAGGAGGAGGGTAATAAAAAGTTATGACAGGGGAGAGGTGAgttgaaacaaagaaaaagcaggTATGACAGCAGAAGGGGAAATTATTAACTGCCAGGTTAATACACAGCTGACCTTGTCAAAAGTTAATTTGCATGAATGTAGAGGCTGATTAGGAGTGTTAGGACTCCccagcacaaaataaaaaccttgattaaaatgcatttaatatgCAAGTCTGTTTTAATATGACATTTAGAAAAGTGTTTGAGTGAGTGAGAATGAGACATCAAGGGATAGGAGTAATTACGCATTGTCTGTATTGTACTTTCATTCAAACACGTACTGAAAGATTCtataaaatagtttttctcAGTGCTTTATgagtattatttattatataacaTCATCAAATGTTAACAATAACAAATAGACATCTTACTTTTTGCCTAATGAAGCAAGGCCATACAGAACTCCTGTAGCAAAGGCAATGGCATTTCCAAACAAGGTTGTAAAGGAGAAACTcaagaacacaggaaacagagCCATCCTGAAAATCAACAACAAGCATAGACACAACCAACATGATACAAAAACAAGTCAGTAAATCATATCAGGCACACACTGTAGATCAAAAGAACCACATCCCCTAAAGCGTGTTCGCTGTCTTATGTATTGTTAATAATCAGAAATTCAAAAAAAATTTTTCATAAAGTAAAGCACAGTTCTCCAGTGACATAAATCATGTACAATGTATAGTTGTTCTCACCCACAGTAGAAGAAGGCTTTCTGCCAGGGTTTGAGTTTGTCTGCACGGGCTGCTACTGCATTAGCAAACTCTATGAACTGGCAGCAGAAAGGGACTTCACACAAGAAGAGCACAAAGGCATTCAACCTTGAACCAAGAGGagaggacacaaacacagcagtggaTTATTTGGTGCGCTTCCATCCTAAAGACTACACAGCTGTGGCTCCAACAGTGGAGGTCTGGAGGATTTTTAATAAAGCAGCTAAACATTTCAGCTCTAAAAGGCTCAAGTGAATCTGGTGTGAAGAAAACAAGCAGCCAATAGTCtcaattacagtttttatttatcagtatTTTTGAATTCTGTCTAAACGTGTGATGCAGCTTTTACGCCAGgcagaacaacaaaacacaggtggCTTAGTTGGGGCATGTACTAAAATACCACACTTAAAATTCCAAGAAAATCAGTGCAGTCTTGTGCACATTGTG
Proteins encoded in this window:
- the cacfd1 gene encoding calcium channel flower homolog, with translation MNTEETAASTKTGPDDDGMTWWYRWLCKIAGVLGGISCAVAGVWNCVTVNPLNIAAGVWMVLNAFVLFLCEVPFCCQFIEFANAVAARADKLKPWQKAFFYCGMALFPVFLSFSFTTLFGNAIAFATGVLYGLASLGKKGDAVTYARLQHQKQGDEERMTGTTNGAPE